The segment AACATAAAAAAACGTCCCGAATTATTCGGGACGTCTTTTAATCTAGGTAATCAAAAAATAATATATATTAGTCTTCGATAGCTACTACTTGAGCTGCTACTTTACCTTTTCTACCTTCTTCTTCTTCGTAAGATACTTTATCTCCTTCGTTTAAACCTTCAGATTTAACTC is part of the Flavobacterium sangjuense genome and harbors:
- a CDS encoding cold-shock protein, coding for MRTGTVKFFNESKGYGFITDDETGKDIFVHATGVKSEGLNEGDKVSYEEEEGRKGKVAAQVVAIED